In Chitinispirillales bacterium, one DNA window encodes the following:
- a CDS encoding diguanylate cyclase: protein MAAVSKTKRNIEISLKLLLSSLLIMLILSIAISAVYVIPFRGISQDITVSYLLEASGQIAHQVNLVFEKPLNETQLYAKNIASVYKETNRNKMLSILLDWYISKPEYMAIFINFGPYCYDDNDVLYAKDPRFVNGAFATYISRLSDDSAKIKIEPDIKDYALSEKYKIPYESQKPYISKPAYQQVSQKNDSYFYLLRISSPIIVDDISIGVVGIDFSTESIVELVSKYSVLKNPKGFCTIALGDGSIIASKDSSLQHKNILSFVPNGFEKRYLSGILKQKKGKTTLNTVFHENEKTVTGLYKFTIGNSDSSFIVMASLPEEDMYSAINASTHNAVMASLFIFIIGLLFFQILIKEIVLSPLMEQMKTIEKLSITDALTGLANRRSFEDAFDREWKVSIRNKKSIAFLMLDADKFKSYNDTYGHPQGDKLLIALSGVLKRAVHRPSDLPGRLGGEEFGVLLPNTDLHGAVHIAESIRGEVERLRIRVPETGKITTCTVSIGVAAMIPTTNDTHEIIMKIADEQLYRAKEGGRNRVYSELSKNNP from the coding sequence GTGGCAGCCGTTTCAAAAACAAAGCGAAACATCGAAATAAGCCTAAAATTATTATTATCATCTTTACTCATTATGCTGATTCTGTCTATAGCCATAAGTGCTGTTTACGTCATTCCTTTCAGAGGCATCTCACAAGATATAACCGTATCTTATTTGCTTGAAGCCAGCGGACAGATTGCGCACCAAGTTAACCTTGTCTTTGAAAAGCCGCTAAACGAAACGCAGTTATATGCCAAAAATATTGCAAGCGTTTATAAAGAGACAAATCGAAATAAAATGTTATCAATACTTCTTGACTGGTATATAAGTAAACCCGAATATATGGCGATTTTTATCAATTTCGGACCATATTGTTATGACGATAACGACGTTCTTTACGCTAAAGATCCGAGATTTGTAAACGGTGCGTTCGCCACATACATCTCTCGTTTAAGCGACGATAGTGCAAAAATCAAAATTGAACCGGATATAAAAGATTATGCCTTATCGGAAAAATATAAAATTCCATACGAATCGCAAAAACCGTATATTTCAAAGCCCGCGTACCAACAGGTTTCTCAAAAGAACGATAGTTATTTTTATCTGTTACGCATAAGTTCTCCGATTATTGTTGACGATATATCGATAGGGGTCGTAGGGATTGATTTTTCTACGGAATCTATTGTCGAACTCGTTTCAAAATATTCGGTTTTAAAAAACCCCAAAGGTTTTTGCACTATCGCATTGGGAGACGGTTCTATTATAGCCTCAAAAGACAGTTCGCTTCAACATAAAAATATATTGAGTTTTGTTCCAAACGGTTTTGAAAAAAGATATTTGTCGGGGATATTGAAACAAAAAAAAGGGAAAACAACATTAAATACCGTATTTCACGAGAATGAAAAAACGGTAACAGGATTATATAAATTTACAATTGGAAATTCGGATTCTTCTTTCATTGTAATGGCGTCTCTTCCCGAAGAGGATATGTATAGCGCTATAAACGCTTCGACGCATAACGCCGTAATGGCATCTCTTTTTATTTTTATCATAGGACTTTTGTTTTTCCAAATTTTGATAAAAGAAATTGTACTTTCACCGCTTATGGAACAAATGAAAACAATAGAAAAATTAAGCATAACCGATGCTTTGACAGGGCTTGCAAACAGGCGAAGTTTTGAAGACGCGTTCGACAGAGAATGGAAAGTGTCGATACGTAACAAAAAATCAATAGCGTTTTTAATGCTTGATGCGGACAAGTTTAAATCGTACAACGATACCTACGGACATCCTCAGGGCGATAAACTTCTTATTGCACTGTCAGGAGTGCTTAAAAGAGCGGTTCACAGACCGTCGGACTTACCGGGACGCTTGGGCGGCGAAGAATTCGGCGTTTTACTTCCGAATACCGATTTACACGGAGCCGTGCATATTGCCGAATCGATTCGCGGAGAGGTTGAGCGTCTTCGTATCAGAGTGCCCGAAACGGGTAAAATTACTACGTGTACAGTAAGTATCGGCGTCGCAGCAATGATTCCGACAACAAATGATACCCACGAAATTATTATGAAAATTGCAGACGAACAACTCTACAGAGCAAAAGAAGGCGGACGAAACAGGGTTTATAGCGAATTGTCAAAAAACAATCCATAG